A region of Salinibacter sp. 10B DNA encodes the following proteins:
- a CDS encoding glycine C-acetyltransferase: MSMTEETAEAFQQKLQDIKDAGTYKEERVITSQQDADIEVESGDHVINFCANNYLGLANHPEIMDAAKNGVDRYGFGVASVRFICGTQSVHKDLEHALSDFHETDDTILYNSCFDANTGLFETLLGPDDAIISDELNHASIIDGIRLCKADLHVFEHSDMADLEAKLQDAQDAETRMICTDGVFSMDGDVAKLDEICRLAEEYGALVMVDECHATGFMGEGGRGASEAKGVLDQVDIITSTLGKALGGATGGFTTGRQEIIDLLRQESRPYLFSNAIAPSIANAGLKVLEMLQENDDRRETIWENARYFRSEMQERGFDIKPGDHPIVPIMLYDAKTSGAIAEELLDRGIYVISFSYPVVPKGEARIRVQMSAAHSKEQLDRAIDAFAEVAREHDVIE; this comes from the coding sequence ATGTCCATGACCGAGGAAACTGCTGAGGCATTTCAGCAGAAACTGCAAGACATCAAGGACGCCGGCACCTACAAAGAGGAGCGGGTTATTACCTCCCAGCAGGATGCCGACATTGAAGTCGAGTCCGGCGATCACGTCATCAACTTCTGTGCGAACAACTATCTGGGCCTCGCCAACCACCCGGAGATCATGGACGCCGCCAAGAACGGCGTGGATCGCTACGGCTTCGGAGTCGCCAGCGTCCGTTTCATCTGCGGTACGCAGAGCGTCCACAAAGACTTGGAGCACGCCCTCTCCGACTTTCACGAGACGGACGACACGATCCTCTACAATTCGTGCTTCGATGCCAATACGGGCCTCTTCGAAACCCTGTTGGGCCCGGACGATGCCATCATCAGCGATGAGTTGAACCACGCTTCCATCATCGACGGCATCCGGCTTTGTAAGGCCGACCTGCACGTCTTTGAGCACAGCGACATGGCCGACCTGGAGGCGAAGCTACAGGATGCTCAGGACGCCGAGACGCGGATGATTTGCACCGACGGCGTATTTTCGATGGACGGGGATGTGGCGAAGCTCGATGAGATCTGCCGTCTGGCCGAGGAGTATGGTGCGCTCGTGATGGTGGACGAGTGCCACGCCACCGGATTCATGGGGGAAGGCGGTCGCGGCGCGAGCGAGGCCAAGGGCGTTCTTGATCAGGTTGACATCATCACCTCGACGCTCGGGAAGGCGCTGGGGGGAGCGACGGGCGGCTTCACGACGGGACGACAAGAAATCATTGATCTCCTCCGGCAAGAGTCGCGCCCATACCTCTTTTCCAACGCGATTGCGCCCTCCATCGCGAACGCCGGGCTTAAGGTGTTGGAGATGCTGCAGGAGAATGATGACCGGCGGGAGACAATTTGGGAGAATGCACGCTACTTCCGGAGTGAGATGCAGGAGCGGGGCTTCGACATCAAGCCGGGCGACCACCCCATCGTGCCGATCATGCTGTACGACGCGAAGACGAGCGGGGCCATCGCCGAGGAGCTGCTCGACCGCGGCATCTACGTCATCAGCTTCAGCTACCCCGTGGTGCCGAAGGGGGAGGCCCGCATCCGCGTACAGATGTCGGCGGCGCACTCGAAGGAGCAGCTCGACCGTGCCATCGACGCGTTTGCCGAGGTGGCGCGTGAGCATGACGTCATTGAGTAA
- a CDS encoding NAD-dependent epimerase/dehydratase family protein, translating to MSRFLVTGANGQIGSELVAALRERHGARQVVGLDLKPPPASNGQPREGPFEEADVRDRAALAEVISAYDVGTVYHLASLLSATGEQQPDRTWEVNMGGLKNVLDLARGEGLRVFWPSSIAVFGPSTPKENTPQQTVLDPTTIYGVTKRSGELLCRYYHRRFGVDVRSLRYPGLISYKTAPGGGTTDYAVEMLRRAAEGEDYTCFLDRGARLPMMYMPDAIGATLDLMGAEGEGLTVREGYNVGAFSFTPEELAESIRGHVPGFRCSYAPDERQQIAEAWPSSVDDGAARRDWGWAPAYDLAAMTEDMLEHLREEEWESGSVGA from the coding sequence ATGTCCCGCTTTCTGGTCACCGGCGCCAACGGTCAGATTGGCAGCGAGCTGGTTGCGGCGCTGCGCGAGCGCCACGGGGCGCGGCAGGTGGTGGGCCTGGACCTGAAGCCGCCGCCGGCGTCGAATGGGCAGCCGCGGGAGGGGCCCTTTGAGGAGGCGGACGTGCGGGACCGGGCGGCCCTTGCGGAGGTAATCTCTGCCTACGACGTCGGGACGGTCTACCACCTGGCGAGCCTGCTGTCGGCGACCGGAGAGCAGCAGCCCGACCGGACGTGGGAGGTCAACATGGGCGGGCTCAAAAATGTGCTTGATCTGGCTCGGGGGGAGGGGCTGCGGGTGTTTTGGCCCTCTTCGATTGCGGTGTTCGGGCCGTCGACGCCGAAGGAGAACACCCCGCAGCAGACGGTGTTGGACCCGACGACGATCTACGGGGTGACCAAGCGCAGCGGGGAGCTGTTGTGCCGGTACTATCACCGCCGGTTCGGGGTAGACGTGCGGAGCCTGCGGTATCCGGGGTTAATCAGCTACAAGACGGCGCCGGGGGGCGGGACGACCGACTACGCGGTCGAGATGCTGAGGCGAGCGGCGGAGGGGGAGGACTACACGTGTTTTCTGGATCGGGGGGCGCGGCTGCCGATGATGTACATGCCGGATGCGATTGGGGCGACCCTGGACCTGATGGGGGCGGAGGGGGAGGGGCTCACGGTGCGGGAGGGGTACAACGTGGGGGCGTTCAGTTTTACGCCGGAGGAGTTGGCGGAGTCGATCCGTGGGCACGTGCCGGGATTCCGTTGCAGCTACGCGCCGGACGAGCGTCAGCAGATTGCCGAGGCGTGGCCGTCGTCGGTCGACGATGGGGCGGCTCGTCGGGACTGGGGCTGGGCGCCGGCGTACGACCTGGCGGCGATGACGGAGGACATGCTCGAGCACCTGCGCGAAGAGGAATGGGAGAGCGGAAGCGTGGGGGCATGA
- a CDS encoding Lrp/AsnC family transcriptional regulator, with product MAHSIDEIDTKILELLQQDGRMKRSDVADEVDLSISAVSERMRKLEERGVIQGYKAIVDAKRLRLDITAFIRVSVDGSEHYSTFIDRVTSMEQVLEVHSITGAGSHVLKVRTKNTTTLEHFLSEIQAIPGITQTTTSIVLSTFKESRAVPAEPMELYDYEEVTSES from the coding sequence GTGGCACACAGCATTGACGAAATTGACACCAAAATCCTCGAGCTTCTTCAGCAGGACGGTCGCATGAAGCGCAGCGACGTCGCCGACGAAGTCGACCTATCGATCTCCGCCGTGAGTGAGCGGATGCGAAAGTTGGAGGAGCGCGGTGTCATTCAGGGATACAAAGCCATCGTCGATGCCAAGCGCCTGCGTCTCGACATCACGGCGTTCATCCGCGTCTCGGTTGATGGATCGGAGCACTACTCCACCTTCATCGACCGCGTGACCAGCATGGAACAGGTCCTGGAGGTGCATTCCATCACGGGCGCCGGTTCGCATGTGTTGAAAGTGCGGACCAAGAATACGACCACGCTGGAGCATTTCCTGTCGGAGATTCAGGCGATTCCGGGAATTACGCAGACCACCACCAGCATTGTGCTGAGCACCTTTAAGGAGTCGCGCGCAGTTCCCGCCGAACCGATGGAGCT